The Neisseria yangbaofengii genome contains a region encoding:
- the asd gene encoding aspartate-semialdehyde dehydrogenase, giving the protein MKVGFVGWRGMVGSVLMQRMKEENDFAHIPEAYFFTTSNAGGTAPDFGQAVKTLLDANDVAELAKMDIIVTCQGGDYTKAVFQPLRDSGWNGYWVDAASSLRMADNAIIVLDPVNRNVIDDGLKNGVKNYVGGNCTVSLMLMALGGLFQNDLVEWATSMTYQAASGAGAKNMRELIEGMGAIKAQVADELADPSSAILDIDRKVSDFLRSQDYPKANFGVPLAGSLIPWIDADLGNGQSKEEWKGGVETNKILGTEQPIVIDGLCVRIGSMRCHSQAITLKLKKDLPIKEIERILAEANDWVKVVPNKKETSMNDLTPAAVTGTLNVPVGRIRKLGMGGEYISAFTVGDQLLWGAAEPLRRVLRIILGNL; this is encoded by the coding sequence ATGAAAGTAGGTTTCGTTGGTTGGCGCGGCATGGTCGGCTCAGTATTGATGCAACGCATGAAAGAAGAAAACGATTTCGCCCACATTCCTGAAGCGTATTTCTTCACCACGTCCAACGCCGGCGGCACCGCCCCTGATTTCGGCCAAGCAGTCAAAACTCTGCTGGATGCCAATGATGTGGCCGAACTGGCCAAAATGGACATCATCGTAACCTGCCAAGGCGGTGATTACACCAAAGCGGTTTTCCAACCACTGCGCGACAGCGGCTGGAACGGCTACTGGGTTGATGCAGCCTCTTCTTTGCGCATGGCTGATAATGCTATTATCGTCTTAGACCCGGTTAACCGCAACGTCATTGATGACGGCCTGAAAAACGGTGTGAAAAACTACGTCGGCGGCAACTGCACCGTTTCCCTGATGCTGATGGCATTGGGCGGCTTGTTCCAAAACGATTTGGTCGAATGGGCTACCAGCATGACCTATCAAGCCGCTTCCGGCGCCGGCGCGAAAAACATGCGCGAACTGATTGAAGGCATGGGTGCTATCAAAGCACAAGTAGCCGATGAATTGGCCGACCCTTCCAGCGCCATTTTAGACATCGACCGCAAAGTTTCCGACTTCCTACGCAGCCAAGACTATCCCAAAGCCAATTTCGGCGTACCTTTGGCCGGCAGCCTGATTCCTTGGATTGATGCCGACTTAGGCAACGGTCAATCCAAAGAAGAATGGAAAGGCGGCGTGGAAACCAACAAGATTTTGGGCACTGAGCAGCCAATTGTGATTGACGGCTTATGCGTGCGCATCGGCTCTATGCGTTGTCACAGCCAAGCCATTACGTTGAAACTGAAAAAAGACTTGCCAATCAAAGAAATCGAACGCATTTTGGCCGAAGCCAACGATTGGGTGAAAGTGGTGCCGAATAAAAAAGAAACCAGCATGAACGACCTGACTCCTGCCGCTGTAACCGGCACACTGAACGTACCGGTCGGCCGTATCCGCAAGCTGGGCATGGGCGGCGAATACATCAGCGCGTTTACCGTTGGCGACCAATTACTGTGGGGTGCCGCCGAACCGTTGCGCCGCGTATTGCGCATTATCTTAGGCAATCTGTAA
- a CDS encoding HesA/MoeB/ThiF family protein: protein MNDAQLLRFSRHILLDEIGIEGQEKLLQSHAVVVGCGGLGAAALPYLAAAGIGRLTIADFDTIDDSNLQRQIMFTEADIGRSKAEVMAGRLNAINSAVDITAITEALDEARLTELLQHADIILDCCDNFATRQAVNRASVATRTPLVSGAAVRFEGQLAVYRPDLAGSPCYACLFDGDSASDGACALFGVFSPLVGIIGTGQAAEALKILMGSGTAQHGCLRVYDGLSGDWQKFEFEKNPDCRVCGQH, encoded by the coding sequence ATGAACGATGCCCAACTCTTACGCTTCAGCCGCCACATTTTATTGGACGAAATCGGCATTGAAGGCCAAGAAAAATTATTACAATCCCATGCTGTGGTGGTCGGCTGCGGCGGACTCGGTGCCGCCGCGCTGCCCTATCTCGCCGCCGCCGGCATCGGCCGCCTGACCATCGCCGATTTTGATACCATCGACGACAGCAACCTGCAACGCCAAATCATGTTCACCGAAGCCGACATCGGCCGCAGCAAAGCCGAAGTGATGGCAGGCCGTCTGAACGCGATTAACAGCGCGGTGGACATCACCGCCATCACCGAAGCACTCGACGAAGCGCGCTTAACCGAATTGCTGCAACACGCCGACATTATCTTGGATTGCTGCGACAATTTCGCCACACGCCAAGCCGTCAACCGCGCCAGCGTAGCCACGCGCACACCTTTGGTTTCCGGCGCGGCGGTGCGCTTCGAAGGCCAGCTTGCCGTATACCGTCCCGACTTGGCAGGCTCGCCCTGCTACGCCTGCCTGTTTGACGGCGATTCCGCCAGCGACGGCGCCTGCGCCTTATTCGGCGTATTCTCACCCTTGGTCGGCATCATCGGTACCGGCCAAGCCGCCGAAGCCTTGAAAATCCTGATGGGCAGCGGCACCGCCCAACACGGCTGCCTGCGTGTGTATGACGGCTTGTCGGGCGATTGGCAGAAATTTGAATTCGAGAAAAACCCCGATTGCCGCGTGTGCGGCCAACATTGA
- a CDS encoding ADP-ribosylglycohydrolase family protein — MRVSAVGWAFDNLKDVLHYAVQSAVVTHNHPEGIKGARVVAAAI; from the coding sequence ATGCGCGTGTCGGCGGTAGGGTGGGCATTTGATAATTTGAAAGATGTATTGCATTATGCCGTGCAATCTGCCGTCGTCACGCACAATCATCCTGAAGGCATTAAAGGTGCACGGGTTGTAGCTGCGGCGATTTAG
- a CDS encoding glutathione S-transferase N-terminal domain-containing protein — MMTLYSGITCPFSQRCRFVLYEKGMDFEIKDVDIFNKPEDLAVMNPYNQVPVLVERDLILYESNIINEYIDERFPHPQLMPGDPVMRGRGRLVLYRMEKELFSLVKILENAESTNKEQAKAREAIGNGLTLLAPAFSKNKYILGDEFSMIDVALSPLLWRLDYYDIKLGKTAAPLLKYAERIFQREAFIEALTPAEKAMRR; from the coding sequence ATGATGACTTTATATTCAGGCATTACTTGCCCGTTTAGCCAGCGCTGCCGTTTCGTGTTGTACGAAAAGGGTATGGATTTTGAAATCAAAGATGTCGATATTTTTAACAAGCCGGAAGATTTGGCGGTAATGAATCCGTATAACCAAGTGCCGGTATTGGTCGAGCGCGATTTGATTTTGTATGAATCAAACATCATCAATGAGTACATTGACGAGCGTTTCCCGCATCCGCAATTGATGCCGGGCGATCCCGTGATGCGCGGTCGCGGCCGTTTGGTTTTATACCGCATGGAAAAAGAGTTGTTTAGCTTAGTGAAGATTTTGGAAAATGCTGAATCTACCAATAAAGAGCAAGCCAAAGCGCGTGAAGCTATCGGCAACGGCTTGACTTTGTTGGCTCCGGCATTCTCGAAAAACAAATACATCTTGGGTGATGAATTTTCGATGATTGATGTTGCCTTGTCACCATTACTGTGGCGTTTGGATTATTACGACATCAAATTGGGTAAAACCGCCGCCCCATTGTTGAAATACGCCGAACGCATTTTCCAACGCGAAGCCTTTATCGAAGCTTTGACGCCGGCTGAAAAAGCCATGCGCCGTTAA
- a CDS encoding thiazole synthase, producing the protein MLNLYEESFASRLLLGTAAYPTPEVLRQSVEAAKPGMITVSLRRAGSAGEAHGQGFWDLLQQMNVPVLPNTAGCQSVQEAVATAQMAREVFETDWIKLELIGDDDTLQPDVFQLAEAAKILINDGFKVLPYCTEDLIACRRLLDAGCQALMPWAAPIGTGLGVVHEYALKVLRERLPDTPLIIDAGLGLPSQAAQVMEWGFDGVLLNTAVSRSGDPVNMARAFAFATEAGRAAFEAGPVQAREQARASTPTVGQPFWHSAEY; encoded by the coding sequence ATGTTGAATCTTTATGAAGAATCGTTTGCTTCGCGCCTGCTGCTCGGGACAGCGGCTTATCCGACGCCGGAAGTATTGCGCCAGTCGGTCGAAGCGGCCAAACCCGGCATGATTACTGTATCACTGCGCCGTGCGGGCTCGGCAGGTGAAGCGCACGGGCAGGGTTTTTGGGATTTGTTGCAGCAAATGAATGTGCCGGTGCTGCCCAATACGGCCGGTTGCCAAAGCGTGCAGGAAGCCGTGGCCACGGCGCAAATGGCGCGGGAAGTGTTTGAAACCGATTGGATTAAATTGGAATTAATCGGTGATGATGATACCTTGCAGCCCGATGTGTTCCAATTGGCCGAAGCGGCGAAAATCCTGATTAATGATGGTTTTAAAGTGCTGCCGTATTGCACCGAAGATTTAATCGCCTGCCGCCGTTTGCTTGATGCCGGTTGTCAGGCATTGATGCCGTGGGCGGCACCGATTGGCACCGGCTTGGGTGTGGTACATGAATATGCGCTGAAAGTGTTGCGCGAACGTTTGCCCGACACGCCGCTGATTATCGATGCGGGTTTGGGTTTGCCGTCTCAAGCGGCGCAGGTAATGGAATGGGGTTTTGACGGCGTGTTGCTCAATACAGCCGTGTCACGCTCGGGCGATCCGGTGAATATGGCGCGCGCATTTGCATTTGCTACCGAAGCGGGACGCGCCGCATTCGAAGCCGGGCCGGTGCAAGCGCGCGAACAGGCACGGGCGAGTACGCCGACAGTCGGACAGCCGTTTTGGCATTCGGCTGAATATTGA
- the moaC gene encoding cyclic pyranopterin monophosphate synthase MoaC has translation MLDLTHLNENNEAHMVDISGKASTARTARASGVINMSPQAIGLLADNAAQKGDVLGVARVAAIQAAKQTGFLIPLCHPISLTHVRVDFNVDVELARVKATVTATTEGQTGVEMEALTGVNIALLTIYDMMKAVDKSMTITQIHLEEKTGGKSGNFLFNNDFENIDY, from the coding sequence ATGTTAGACTTGACCCACTTAAACGAGAACAACGAAGCCCACATGGTGGATATTTCCGGTAAAGCCTCCACCGCCCGCACCGCCCGTGCCAGCGGCGTCATCAACATGAGCCCGCAAGCCATCGGCCTCTTGGCCGATAATGCTGCACAAAAAGGCGACGTCTTAGGGGTAGCACGCGTGGCGGCAATTCAGGCCGCCAAACAAACCGGCTTTCTGATTCCGTTGTGCCACCCGATTTCACTGACCCATGTGCGCGTAGATTTCAATGTCGATGTCGAACTGGCACGCGTCAAAGCCACCGTGACCGCCACCACCGAAGGCCAAACCGGCGTGGAAATGGAAGCGCTCACCGGCGTCAACATTGCACTTTTGACCATTTACGACATGATGAAAGCCGTTGATAAAAGTATGACCATCACCCAAATTCATTTGGAAGAGAAAACCGGCGGCAAAAGCGGCAACTTTCTGTTTAACAACGATTTTGAAAACATCGACTACTAA
- a CDS encoding RDD family protein, producing the protein MNDMNSMPSEMMGQQIEVDLAPPMKRMGAVILNSVLNIAAYIPLIISVLTGESGYLQRASASKEITLPEINMTWLMIGIAVLVIYGAVQIYFMSKDGQSLGKKMLGIRVLKTDGTNPGFFGTVFMREAAYYFLLGLAAGVIAYVAQSITGNPDMFDLLSNFIQLAAYVACVVMLFKVKSDRRTLQDYLANTVVVELPKR; encoded by the coding sequence ATGAATGATATGAATTCGATGCCGTCTGAAATGATGGGGCAACAAATTGAAGTGGATTTGGCGCCGCCAATGAAGCGGATGGGAGCGGTAATCCTCAATAGCGTGTTGAATATTGCTGCGTATATTCCGCTGATTATTTCGGTATTGACCGGCGAGAGCGGCTATTTGCAGCGTGCCAGCGCGTCAAAAGAAATAACCTTGCCCGAAATCAACATGACTTGGCTGATGATTGGCATTGCGGTGTTGGTGATCTATGGTGCGGTGCAGATTTATTTTATGAGCAAAGACGGCCAATCATTGGGTAAAAAAATGTTGGGCATTCGGGTGTTGAAAACCGATGGCACCAATCCCGGGTTTTTCGGTACGGTATTTATGCGCGAAGCGGCCTATTACTTTTTATTGGGCTTGGCCGCGGGTGTTATTGCGTATGTCGCCCAATCAATTACCGGTAATCCCGATATGTTTGATTTGTTGAGTAATTTTATACAGCTTGCTGCTTATGTGGCGTGTGTGGTGATGCTGTTTAAAGTGAAAAGCGACCGCCGCACTTTGCAGGATTATTTGGCTAATACTGTGGTAGTGGAATTGCCAAAGCGTTAA
- the thiE gene encoding thiamine phosphate synthase produces the protein MQFPKLVNPLKFYAVVPTADWVERMVKAGADTVQLRNKDLSGDDLYREIERCVAVCRGSDAQLFINDHWQMAVKAGAYGVHLGQEDMDTADLAVIEAAGLRLGLSTHSVSELDRALSVNPSYVASGAIFPTTTKQMPTAPQGLDNLRQYVQQAGDTPVVAIGGIDLNNAREVLATGVASLAVVRAVTEAADPEAAVKAFQALWDE, from the coding sequence ATGCAGTTCCCAAAATTAGTTAACCCTTTGAAATTTTACGCAGTCGTTCCGACTGCCGACTGGGTCGAGCGTATGGTGAAAGCCGGTGCGGATACGGTGCAGTTGCGCAATAAAGATTTGAGCGGCGATGACTTATACCGTGAAATCGAACGCTGCGTTGCCGTCTGCCGAGGCAGCGATGCCCAGCTTTTCATCAACGACCACTGGCAAATGGCGGTGAAAGCGGGCGCGTATGGCGTGCATTTGGGGCAAGAAGACATGGATACCGCCGATTTGGCTGTCATTGAAGCCGCCGGATTGCGCTTAGGTTTGAGTACACACTCGGTAAGCGAACTTGACCGCGCTTTGTCGGTGAATCCGAGCTATGTGGCCAGCGGTGCGATTTTCCCGACCACGACCAAGCAAATGCCGACTGCGCCGCAAGGTTTGGATAACCTGCGCCAATATGTGCAGCAGGCGGGTGATACGCCGGTAGTGGCCATCGGTGGTATTGATTTGAATAATGCGCGCGAAGTGTTGGCGACAGGTGTGGCATCGCTGGCGGTGGTGCGTGCGGTTACCGAAGCGGCAGACCCTGAAGCAGCGGTTAAAGCGTTTCAGGCTTTGTGGGATGAATAA
- the thiS gene encoding sulfur carrier protein ThiS — translation MNIKLNGKSFEFSGKNVADLMAEVEPAKPFAVAVNTQFVSKGVYGKTLLNENDAVDIVRPVVGG, via the coding sequence ATGAACATTAAACTTAACGGTAAAAGTTTTGAATTTTCAGGGAAAAACGTTGCTGATTTGATGGCGGAAGTCGAGCCTGCGAAGCCGTTTGCCGTGGCTGTAAACACGCAATTTGTGTCTAAAGGCGTGTATGGGAAAACGCTTTTAAACGAAAACGATGCAGTCGATATTGTACGCCCGGTGGTCGGCGGTTGA
- a CDS encoding FAD-dependent oxidoreductase, which translates to MKHIAILGGGLSGRLTAWGLAQQGFEVSLFDKGTRTGEQAAAYVAAAMLAPLAESVEATPLVVALGRQSMDLWRDITSSLKTPVFHQENGSLIVWHGQDKPLSRDFQQHLSRANQGENPTVRWCAADIADHEPQLAGRFSDGLYLPGEGQLDNRQVLVSLADTLEDIGVHCHWQEVCEVADLQGFDGIVDCRGYGAKARWNRPSEPSRLRGVRGEVARVYAPEVSLNRPVRLLHPRYPLYIAPKENHLFVIGATQLESESEAPASVRSGLELLSALYAVHPAFGEAEIREIAVGLRPTLHHHNPEIRYHEASRLIEVNGLFRHGFMISPAVAGAAVRLAANLFDGGEIAESDAETGLDYVRLAAV; encoded by the coding sequence ATGAAACACATCGCAATATTGGGCGGCGGCTTATCCGGTCGTTTAACCGCATGGGGTTTGGCGCAGCAAGGCTTTGAAGTGTCGCTGTTTGATAAGGGTACGCGTACGGGGGAGCAGGCAGCGGCTTATGTGGCGGCGGCGATGCTTGCGCCCTTGGCCGAATCGGTGGAAGCCACGCCGTTGGTGGTGGCGCTCGGGCGGCAAAGCATGGATTTGTGGCGCGACATCACAAGCAGTCTGAAAACGCCGGTGTTCCATCAGGAAAACGGCAGTTTGATTGTGTGGCATGGGCAGGATAAACCTTTGTCGCGCGATTTTCAGCAGCATTTAAGCCGCGCCAATCAAGGGGAGAACCCGACTGTGCGCTGGTGTGCCGCCGATATTGCCGATCATGAGCCGCAACTGGCCGGTCGTTTTTCAGACGGCCTGTATCTGCCTGGCGAAGGCCAGTTGGATAACCGCCAAGTGCTGGTGTCGTTGGCGGATACGCTGGAAGACATCGGTGTGCATTGCCATTGGCAGGAAGTGTGTGAAGTGGCTGATTTGCAAGGATTTGACGGTATTGTCGATTGTCGCGGCTATGGTGCCAAAGCGCGTTGGAACAGGCCGTCTGAACCGAGCCGTTTGCGCGGTGTGCGCGGTGAAGTGGCGCGCGTTTATGCGCCCGAAGTCAGTCTGAACCGTCCGGTTCGCCTGCTGCATCCGCGTTATCCGCTCTATATTGCGCCGAAAGAAAATCATTTGTTTGTGATTGGTGCGACTCAATTGGAAAGCGAAAGCGAGGCGCCGGCCAGTGTGCGTTCGGGGTTGGAGTTGTTGTCGGCGCTGTATGCCGTGCATCCGGCTTTTGGTGAGGCCGAAATCCGCGAAATTGCTGTCGGCTTGCGCCCGACTTTACACCATCATAATCCGGAAATCCGTTATCATGAGGCATCGCGTTTGATTGAAGTAAACGGCCTGTTCCGCCACGGTTTTATGATTTCGCCGGCAGTGGCAGGTGCAGCAGTGCGCTTGGCGGCCAACCTGTTCGACGGCGGTGAGATTGCCGAATCCGATGCCGAAACCGGCTTGGATTATGTGCGCTTGGCGGCCGTCTGA
- a CDS encoding cytochrome c1, translated as MKQTLKNWFAALLLAVPMSAAVASGGHAAYEKVDIDLRDQVSLQRGAQIFTNYCLSCHSASGMRFNRLKDIGLSDEEIKKNLMFTTDNVGDVMMGAMNPKDAQKWFGAAPPDLTLIARSRGADYLYAYMRGFYKDPTRPSGWNNTVFDKVGMPHPLWEQQGVKAVELDAKGQPVWVENEHGVKEPKLYWESTGLHSRRLPNGKVIEKEYDAYARDLVNFLVYMGEPVQLQRHRTGYIVMIFLLAVMLPLAYFLKKEFWKDVH; from the coding sequence ATGAAACAAACGCTTAAAAACTGGTTTGCTGCCTTGCTGTTGGCAGTACCGATGAGTGCAGCAGTTGCTTCCGGCGGCCATGCTGCGTATGAAAAAGTCGATATCGACCTGCGCGACCAAGTCAGCCTGCAACGAGGCGCACAGATTTTCACCAACTACTGCCTGTCTTGCCACTCTGCAAGCGGCATGCGCTTCAACCGTCTGAAAGACATCGGTTTGTCTGATGAAGAAATCAAGAAAAACCTGATGTTCACCACCGACAACGTCGGCGATGTGATGATGGGTGCAATGAACCCGAAAGATGCGCAAAAATGGTTTGGTGCCGCACCGCCTGATTTGACGCTGATTGCCCGTTCCCGCGGCGCAGACTACCTGTACGCCTACATGCGCGGCTTCTATAAAGACCCTACCCGTCCGAGCGGCTGGAACAACACCGTATTCGACAAAGTAGGTATGCCGCACCCATTGTGGGAACAACAAGGCGTGAAAGCTGTCGAGCTGGATGCCAAAGGCCAACCGGTTTGGGTTGAAAACGAACATGGTGTCAAAGAGCCTAAACTCTACTGGGAATCCACCGGCCTGCACAGCCGCCGCCTGCCAAATGGCAAAGTAATTGAAAAAGAATACGACGCTTACGCTCGTGATTTGGTCAATTTCTTGGTGTACATGGGTGAGCCGGTGCAGTTGCAACGCCATCGTACCGGTTACATCGTGATGATTTTCCTGCTGGCAGTGATGTTGCCATTGGCTTACTTCCTGAAGAAAGAATTCTGGAAAGACGTTCACTGA
- a CDS encoding cytochrome b yields the protein MANQTNSKSKALLDWVDARFPLTKMWNDHVGQYYAPKNFNFWYFFGSLALLVLVIQIVSGIFLTMNYKPDGNLNSYHLPAAFTAVEYIMRDVSGGWIIRYMHSTGASFFFIVVYLHMFRGLVYGSYKKPRELVWIFGSLIFLALMAEAFMGYLLPWGQMSYWGAQVIINLFSAIPVIGPDLSTWIRGDFNVSDVTLNRFFALHVIAVPLVLIGLVVAHLIALHEVGSNNPDGVEIKKLKDENGVPLDGIPFHPYYTVKDILGVVVFLIVFCAVLFFAPEGGGYFLEAPNFDAANPLKTPPHIAPVWYFTPFYAILRAIPSFLGTQVWGVIGMGAAVVLIALLPWLDKGEVKSIRYRGPIFKTAVVLFIISFIGLGILGAMVATDTRTLVARILSVIYFAFFLGMPFYTKLDTNKEVPQRVTMSTGKQKIMFFVYAAITAVGAYLFATNI from the coding sequence ATGGCAAACCAAACCAATAGCAAATCAAAAGCATTGCTGGACTGGGTGGACGCACGCTTCCCCCTGACCAAAATGTGGAATGACCATGTCGGTCAATACTACGCACCGAAAAACTTCAACTTCTGGTATTTCTTCGGCTCGCTGGCACTTTTGGTGCTGGTGATTCAAATCGTCAGCGGCATCTTCCTGACCATGAACTACAAGCCGGACGGCAACCTGAACAGCTACCATCTGCCTGCCGCCTTTACCGCAGTCGAATACATCATGCGCGACGTATCCGGCGGCTGGATTATCCGCTACATGCACTCTACCGGTGCATCGTTCTTCTTTATCGTGGTTTATCTGCACATGTTCCGCGGCTTGGTGTACGGTTCGTACAAAAAACCCCGCGAACTGGTGTGGATTTTCGGCTCGCTGATTTTCCTGGCACTGATGGCTGAAGCCTTTATGGGCTACCTGCTGCCTTGGGGTCAGATGTCTTACTGGGGCGCACAGGTAATTATCAACCTGTTCTCCGCCATTCCGGTAATCGGCCCAGACCTTTCCACTTGGATTCGCGGCGACTTCAACGTATCCGACGTTACCCTCAACCGCTTCTTTGCCCTGCACGTGATTGCCGTGCCGCTGGTATTGATCGGCTTGGTGGTTGCCCACTTGATTGCCCTGCACGAAGTCGGTTCCAACAACCCTGACGGCGTGGAAATCAAAAAACTGAAAGACGAAAACGGCGTACCTTTGGACGGCATTCCGTTCCACCCTTACTACACCGTTAAAGACATATTGGGCGTTGTGGTATTCCTGATCGTATTCTGTGCCGTATTGTTCTTCGCACCGGAAGGCGGCGGCTACTTCCTCGAAGCGCCTAACTTCGATGCAGCCAACCCGTTGAAAACCCCGCCGCACATTGCGCCGGTATGGTATTTCACTCCGTTCTACGCCATTTTGCGTGCCATTCCTTCTTTCCTCGGCACACAAGTTTGGGGCGTAATCGGCATGGGTGCAGCCGTGGTTCTGATTGCCCTGCTGCCTTGGCTGGATAAAGGCGAAGTTAAATCCATCCGCTACCGCGGCCCGATTTTCAAAACCGCCGTTGTCCTGTTCATCATTTCCTTCATCGGCTTGGGTATCTTGGGCGCAATGGTTGCCACCGACACCCGCACGCTGGTTGCACGAATCCTGTCTGTCATCTACTTTGCGTTCTTCTTGGGCATGCCTTTCTACACCAAGCTGGACACCAACAAAGAAGTACCGCAACGTGTAACCATGAGCACCGGCAAACAAAAAATCATGTTCTTTGTTTATGCCGCGATTACCGCAGTAGGTGCTTACCTGTTTGCAACCAATATCTGA
- the petA gene encoding ubiquinol-cytochrome c reductase iron-sulfur subunit produces the protein MDNQEINNGRRRFLTLATCGAGGVAALGVVTPFVASFFPSEKAKAAGAAIEVDVSKIEAGQLLTAEWQGKPIWVLNRTEQQLKDMKSLDSQLADPASDADQQPEYAKNATRSIKPNILVAIGICTHLGCSPTFRPDIAPADLGADWKGGFFCPCHGSKFDLAGRVYKGVPAPTNLVVPPYKYLSDTIVLVGED, from the coding sequence ATGGATAATCAAGAAATCAATAACGGCCGCCGCCGTTTCCTGACACTCGCAACCTGCGGTGCGGGCGGTGTCGCCGCCTTGGGCGTGGTAACGCCTTTCGTGGCAAGTTTTTTCCCGTCGGAAAAAGCCAAAGCCGCCGGTGCTGCCATTGAAGTAGATGTCAGCAAAATCGAAGCAGGCCAATTACTTACCGCCGAATGGCAAGGCAAACCGATTTGGGTGCTCAACCGTACGGAACAGCAGCTCAAAGACATGAAATCGCTCGACAGCCAGCTGGCCGACCCCGCTTCGGACGCAGACCAGCAGCCTGAATACGCTAAAAACGCAACCCGTTCGATTAAACCGAACATTTTGGTTGCCATCGGTATCTGTACCCACTTGGGCTGCTCGCCGACCTTCCGTCCCGACATCGCCCCGGCCGACTTGGGTGCCGATTGGAAAGGCGGCTTCTTCTGCCCTTGCCACGGCTCGAAATTCGACCTGGCCGGCCGCGTATATAAAGGTGTTCCTGCACCAACCAACCTCGTCGTGCCGCCTTATAAATATCTGAGCGACACCATCGTCTTGGTTGGCGAAGACTAA
- a CDS encoding ClpXP protease specificity-enhancing factor, whose translation MTASTKPYLIRALYEWCLDNNQTPHIVAWVNEHTRVPMQYVRENEIVLNIGQAASHNLNIDNEWVNFSARFGGVAHDIWIPVGHIVSIFGRESGEGMGFEVEPYAPDEANKAVEQKPAAEAESKPKKGLKLVK comes from the coding sequence ATGACTGCCAGTACCAAACCTTATTTAATCCGTGCCTTATATGAATGGTGTTTGGATAACAACCAAACGCCGCATATCGTTGCGTGGGTAAACGAGCATACCCGCGTGCCGATGCAGTATGTGCGCGAAAACGAGATTGTTTTAAACATCGGCCAAGCTGCCAGCCATAATTTGAACATCGATAACGAATGGGTTAATTTCTCTGCCCGTTTCGGTGGCGTTGCACACGATATTTGGATTCCGGTAGGGCATATTGTCAGCATTTTCGGTAGGGAGAGCGGCGAAGGCATGGGCTTTGAGGTCGAGCCTTATGCGCCTGATGAAGCCAATAAAGCAGTTGAGCAGAAACCTGCTGCTGAAGCAGAATCTAAACCGAAAAAAGGTTTGAAGTTGGTGAAATAA